The sequence tttGTGTCTTTAAGAGTAcagtttcttgaagaaattggtcattttctcaTTGATCAAAATTGTTGGTTTCTGTTCGAGTTTGAGCTGGTTAGCTGatgccatgggatgaaagagctgaagaaggagctgccattgccatgaaggaCTAAGCTGCTAGCTTTgttaagttggagaagaagatagcacaaaggaggtatagctcatcttcctaatAGATATAGGATTTCTTGAGCTTACTTGTGTTTAtttgtaagaatcttctttgcttagtggattgcctggtcggttgatgacccctAGTTTTTCCGAGTGGTAGGTTCCTAGCTAAACAATTTCTGGTTTGTTATTTTCTGGGTATGTGTTCTtgacagttgactagtcatcgctTGATGTTATGtgtttctgggtttgtgttcttgtggttgactagtcatcattatctgccatttgttatttatttgattatggGTTTGTGTTGCAGAATAGATGAAAATTAGGAACAATCAGCCAAAGAACTACAAACAAATGAGTTTCATAATTATGTGTATGTTGACAGTCATCAAAGGACTAAAAATTAATGTTCAATTTTACACGAGTTTTAATGGAAATTTAATCTTATACAAgtactaaaattgaaattattgcaTGTACACAAAtttggaattcaaattttgtatgtACATAAATTTGGAGTCTCTAGAATTATTGTACATACATAAAATTCACATTATtgaattaattacaaatattgaATGACGAATATGATATCAAGTTTTCAATACGGCTTAAGGAAACTTTTTAACCAGTGTGCCGAGAGTTTTAGGTGCCTTTTAAGCCTATCGTTGTAATCCACATAGGTAATACCAAATCGAACACTGTATCCCGAACTCCATTCAAAGTTGTCTAGCAACGTCCATGGAAAGAATCCCTTCACTTTGACACCATtgctaaaaagaaattaaacataTTTATGTCAATAATATGAATCAATAACTCAAAATCTAAAGCTagaccatatatatatatatatattctaaatgAATTTGTTAATACACTTACTCAATAGAACTTTGAACATAATGAAGGTGGCGATTGTAGTAGTCAATTCTATGGGTATCATTAAGGGCTTCGGCAAGTGATAATTTCGGATCATTGAACTCATCCACACCTACAATATAATACATTTTAAATTTAGAGACTTTGTACTGCTTGTGTGTGTTTTACACCAAAAATATGTGAAACATTGATCATGCAATTACTCAAGGCTAGAAATAATTACCATTTTCAGTAATGTAAATGATTGGATTGTGatactttttctttgtgtAGAGTAAAAGATCTTGAATTCCTTGTGGATAAACATTTAGCCATTCCGAAGCACCCTGCACCCAAATTTGAAGATATTTAGATTTTTAGGAATCACATTTGTAAGTGCAAAACGATTAATGGTCAAAATCATAAAGGCATAATCTAGTAATTTGATGTGTACCTTTGAACCGATGGGGACCCCGTTACGCTCAGCTGCCACAACGTATATGAATATCAGAATCTAATTAGTCTATAAACTCAAATTGcatgaattaaattttgaatttttactcACATGAAAGATTAACTCCAGCATCTGTTGTGTAGCTTGCATATACAGAGTTATTTTGAGGTGCATCGCTTGCATAGTAACCAGCATAGTAATTTAgtccaagaaaatcaaatgaacCAATTAGCAACTTGGATTGTTCTTTCGTGAATTTTGGTAATCGGCTTCCGACAAGAGATCGCATGCTTTGAGGATAGTCACCACTTGTCAATGGCTCAACAAACCTACAAGAATGTAAAAATTTCAAGCATTAACTTgacattatattatatattgctCTCTAGCAAGGAgtaaatattatattcataAGTAAATTCAAAATACACTTGCCATCCGAACATAAAATCCAAAGCTCGTAATgctgcatttttattttctttttcttctgataGGGGCTCAAACCAATGTGACACCAGTGTTATCCCTATCACTCCATTTTGAGATGCCTGCACAAGAACAtatagtttgtttgttttagaGTCACAAAAAAGTAAAGTAGTTTCTCTCTTGTTGCAACTTAGAATCCAATATTAtgacaaataaaataactaaTGAATTGTACCtggtatttatttttgtacaaTTTTACGGCAGCTGCATGAGCAAGGAGCAGGTGGTGTGTTACCAAATATGGTTCAGTAGATGAATCTCCCCCGGTGCAGTTTAGCTGCTGCCAAGTGGAGCATCGTCCCGGCGCATGAGACCCGATTGCATAACCAAAGTTACTAAAGGTATATGGCTCATTCAGTGTGCTCCAATGCTTTACTCGATCACCAAATTCCTTATAACAAAGTTCTGCGTAATCTTGAAAATGATTGCTGTATATACACATTTCAGAATGTGAATGTCATAAttgtatttattaattaaattattaatacgATTCAGAGGACAAATTTCTTCACTTACACAATATGAGGGCTTAAGAAACCACCATATTCGTCTTCTAAAGTTTGGGGAAGGTCCCAATGAAAGAGTGTCACAAATGGCGTTAGACCTATAAATAGCATGATCAATAAAAACGAGTTATAAGTTTGATAAAACGAGTTTTTTTATGAGTGCATGAAGCTGTTATTGTATAAATTATTGATCATGTGAGGTGGGATGACTCACCATTGCGTAAGAGCTCATTGATGAGATTGTTGTAATATTTGATTCCTTCCTTGTTCACTCCTCCACTTAACTTTCCatctaataattaaaacaaaaccagaaaataACGAAATAAGTGCACTGATACAATATAAACTGAACTTTAACCAATGGGTCAAACTGTGGAAACAAATTTGACACACAATTGTTCAAATTAAAACTCTACCTATGTACCCAATATATTTGGGCTTCAGGCACTTTCTTTGGGTTGATTTATTCTTTCACTTCCTTCAGCGTAATTGTACCTACGAAAAAGATATATCGTAATAAGGAATTAGTGgcatatttataaataaatgaatctagttagaaaaatatattcaaaagtTTGACCATTGTCAAGAATCAAATTTTATACCCaaataattacataaaattGTCCTTCATGTCCAGCAATAATCTCATTTAAAAGGTCAAAACgataggaaaaagaaaaagagatattCAGTCATACACCCATTCAGTCAAAATGATAAACcttacaccatttaatttctaaaaaaacctcaaaaaaCGTCagctggccctattgaatttaattttgattattaaattactttgatatcCTATTGAGTGTCTTGGGATtctgaggttttggggttggtcttgttttgtaatttacaagaaattaaaagcctctttgttatgttgtaaatgagttttgggcttgtttctaaagtccatttcatataggatttttatttattttaaatttgagtcCTTATATTAGGTATAATAAGgaatctcccaaaaaaaaaacccacgaAAGAGCTTAATTATGataggaagaaaaataacattaaaatGCACAGAAAGAAACGCATAAACAAAAAGTCATTACTACATATTTATCTCATGTGAAACGATCTTGAGGTTATTTTGAAAGAGGATGAAAAGAAAGTTGCTATGAGAATTGTTTGGAACAGTGAAGGCATAAGTTTGACAAGAAATATGTGAGGATGAGTTTAGCAATTACGCTAGCCATAGACTTGTCCAAGCAATAGCATATGAAAATTATCATTAATTCTCCACGTTCTTCTTTGCTCTTCAAAATATCACTCTGTTtcaagaaataaattatacTCACAGCCgagtcattaaaaaaaatgcctTGAACAAAAGCTTATTATGGGAAGAATTAAAGgattaatcgttttattagtccttgaatttagacccgatttgcatttgagaacttaatttccaaaatggttcccgtggtactttaactttagtttcgttaGAACAAATGGTCTTaccatcaattttgttaacttttctgttaagTGCAGAGACAAAATGGTATACATTCCTTGAGGATGTTTTATAGAATACTGTACATGAAGGCAAATCATGTggttaattaggagactcgaCCAGAATTAGCGGCTACTATTCCATGTTTGGCTATTCATTCAACTATGAAACTTTCCTTTGTACCCTTCTAATTGCATGTACGTGTGTTTTGCAAAGAAATTTATTTCATCATTGCTTCCTATTCTCATGCGCAGCACGTACTTCCTCTATATAAAGGCCATGCAACATGCCACCCAGCCAGAGCCAACCAACTTATACTGATCAAGATTAACAACAGCATAAAAACATCTCAATGCTGTTGTTGGCCCTTCTACTTTTGTTTTGCTTCCTGGTGCTTCTGAAGGCTCATTAGCAAGAGCAGTTTAGGTTAAGGGGGAGTCCATTTTGGACCTAGCTAATGGAGGTATATTTTGTATTCAACAAGGGTAGTACATTTTGTAATCAGATATTGGGAATACTCCTTGGCATCTTCTTTTGTAATCCATGTAGTTTGATAAGGGGTGCTTTTTTTGTACTTGACTGAACACATGCTTTATATTTCTCATGCATTGCCAAAGGTAATTCTCACATTACATTCATTAGAATGCATTAggttatgactagtcatcttgtatgtgtatgactagtcatctttaGTAAATCATAAGGATCGCCAACTCATGTGTGATTCCAGCTGggtccttacgaaattttGTCTTATTCTATGATATTCTTCTGTTTTCGTCTGTCCTTTTCTAACATAGGAATTTTGGGTAAATGGACCCTTCATTCTCCTTAGAGCCGTCACTTCAGGAAAGGTGTTTTTGAAAGGTTGTGACACTACGTCAAATTTCACTTACAGCAACACTAAATACGCATTGGTAAAGAGCGAAATCGATCCTATTAGTAGATTAGGcatcaatttcataaataacGATACTAAACAGGTATAAAGACATCAACGCgcatttttgttcatttatgACGATGCCTTTATCCCCCTTTAGCATCATCTACAGAAATATAGATGCCTAAAGtgattagtttttattttatttttaagaggGTCATTTTTTGGTAATATACCTCTGATGCCTAAAGTCTGAGACAAtgcccaaacccaaaatttttacTCTATCTCGCAAACTCTCTCTGAAACTTCAGCTCCCTCTCAAAATCTAGCCCCAATTCTTCTAACTCCCTCTCAATTTTTTCACTCACTCTGAAACTGTACCCTAAAAATTCATCTCCTGAACAAAACTCTCCTGCAGTCCCTCTgaaactctctctttcttctctctcctccatcaCTGCCCCATTCTTGCTAAAACCCTCAGATGCTCAACCATTACGATTCACAGTGAGAATCATTCTTCCATTCGACGATTCTCAAGCCAGCTCACACAATTTCTCAAGCCCAGACACTCAAACGGAAGTTTAAGTCGACAATTGTGTGATTTTATTTATCAGTTCGAAGCATTTCCCTTTCCCCAAAAAGTTAAGGTTTTGACCACACCCCACACCTCCTCTTCTGGTaagcttttcttctctcttcacAACTAAAATTTAAGGTTAAACATTCTTTCTCTCAATACTAGGAAAACCTTCAAATTTTAGTAACCAGCACTAgatcaattttttatatatttttttatagctttttgttgtgttttgttgCTAAATTTGTGATTGATTATCTTGGATacctaattttaaaaaattacatgATTGGATCAAATGATGGATTTGCTTGTGAGATTCCAATCCAACCTAGTtagtttcatatttattttgctCATATAGGTAATTGTAATTCAGAAAAATATGAACATTTTAAGTTATTTGATAGAATAATGTTTAATACGAGTCCTATTCTCGTGGACCCTATGATTCAAGAAAATTGTGATCAACCACCCTTAGATCTAATCTAAAGattctgaaaagaaaaacaaaaacaaaaacaaaacaaaactgatttaaaaattataatatcatCATGTTTTTACTCTATATCAAAacactattttggttattaaaaataaattttaaaaaaaccaaacaacaaACGCCATCACCCGATTAAAATAGTTATTCTATTTTGTATCAAAACATTAAGTCTTTCAATTAGTGTTTAATTTACTCTCctcacctaagtaccaattacAAACACACATTACTGCTACaaagtttaattttaaaacttttaaaaCTGCGTCACAATGGATTTTATTGTAAGTGTGGATGGgtatttttttgtagagatatCATTGAATTAAGACATGAAAATTTGACAGTCGAATAATTGGAATACAATACAAAGTGAGATTTACaatcaaataaacttatttgagagGCTTATCTAAACAAACATTACAGGATTGATCGTATACAAACCTTCCGCTTCTTGGAGGAAGTCGTTGGCCTTCAAGAAATTTACACTCGATCCTATTCCTTCTTCTTGGGTTGTAATTCGTGTCCAGCAGAAAAGTAGTTTTCAAAAGAAAGTTCAAACACCAACCTTTCAATACCGATCTTTCTCAAagattaattttcaaattttctttcccAATAAGGggttccattttcttttccatataTTTAAGGAGAAATCTTTATCACGTAACGGATGgtaaaaaaatggaaaaaggaaaaaaacgcCTTGA comes from Prunus dulcis chromosome 6, ALMONDv2, whole genome shotgun sequence and encodes:
- the LOC117630266 gene encoding beta-glucosidase 12-like, with the protein product LDGKLSGGVNKEGIKYYNNLINELLRNGLTPFVTLFHWDLPQTLEDEYGGFLSPHIVNHFQDYAELCYKEFGDRVKHWSTLNEPYTFSNFGYAIGSHAPGRCSTWQQLNCTGGDSSTEPYLVTHHLLLAHAAAVKLYKNKYQASQNGVIGITLVSHWFEPLSEEKENKNAALRALDFMFGWFVEPLTSGDYPQSMRSLVGSRLPKFTKEQSKLLIGSFDFLGLNYYAGYYASDAPQNNSVYASYTTDAGVNLSSERNGVPIGSKGASEWLNVYPQGIQDLLLYTKKKYHNPIIYITENGVDEFNDPKLSLAEALNDTHRIDYYNRHLHYVQSSIDNGVKVKGFFPWTLLDNFEWSSGYSVRFGITYVDYNDRLKRHLKLSAHWLKSFLKPY